TTGACTCGATCACCGGCGCGAACTCCGGCGATAACCTCGGCCCCGGCACGCCCGTCCTGCATTTCGATCAGTGGGAGAGCGAAGACGAGATCGAAGTCCGCTTGCTGCTCAAAGGCGGCGGCTGCGAAAACAAAAACATCCAGTACGCGCTGCCGACCGAATTGCCGCACCTGGGACGCGCCGGGCGCGATCTGGACGGCGTGCGCAAATGTATTCTGCATGCCATCTGGCAGGCGCAGGGCCAGGGGTGCAGCGCCGGCGCCATCGGCGTCTCGGTCGGCGGCGACCGCACGTCGGGTTATCAGCACGCCAAAGAACAGCTCTTCCGCACGCTCGATGACGTGAACCGTGACGAGCGGTTGGCGGCGCTCGAAGATTATGTCATGCAGGCCGCAAACACCTTGAACATCGGCACGATGGGCTTCGGCGGCGGCGTGACGCTGATCGGCTGCAAGATCGGCGCGCTCAACCGCTTGCCTGCGAGCTTCTTCGTTTCGGTGGCTTATGACTGCTGGGCCTTCCGGCGTCACGGCGTCGTCTTGGACGCCCGTACCGGCGAGATCAAACGCTGGCTCTACAAAGACGAGCAGCCGGCGAAAGCGATGGCTACCGGCGAAGGCTTCCGGCTGACCGGCAGCGAGCGCCGATTACGCGCGCCGCTCGATGAAGCGCAGGTGCGCGAGTTAAAGGTCGGCGACGTGGTGCTGATCTCAGGCGAGATGTATACGGGGCGCGACGCCGTCCATTCGCACTTGATGAAGCACGCGCCGCCGGTTGACCTGCGAGGGTCTGTGCTTTACCACTGCGGCCCTGTGGTGATGAAAGACAACGGCCATTACCAGATCACCGCTGCCGGCCCGACGACCAGCATCCGCGAAGAGCCTTATCAAGGCGACATCATCAAACGTTATGGCGTGCGCGCCGTCATCGGCAAAGGCGGCATGGGAAGGCGGACGCTTGAGGCGATGCAGGAGGCCGGCGCGGTTTACTTGAATGCCATCGGCGGCGCGGCGCAGGTCTATGCGCGCTGCATCGAAGAGGTGCTGGACGTGAACCTGCTGGAGTTCGGCATCCCGGAAGCGATGTGGCATCTGCGCGTCACCGACTTCCCAGCCATCGTGACGATGGACGCGCACGGCAACTCGCTGCACCAGGACGTTGAGCAGGCGTCGGCAACGATGTTGGGCAAACTGGCCGCGCCGGTCTTCTGAAACAAGTCATGAGCCACCGCAGCACATCGGACGAAGGCCAGCCGGCGCGGCTAGTCGAAGGCGAGGATTATTACGTCGAAGCCGGGCTGATGGTCTTCACCGCGCTCTACCATCTGAAGCGCGGCTATTGCTGCAACTCCGGCTGCCGTCACTGCCCTTACAAAGACTCGACCGCCGGCTGCATTGAAGAGTGACTTTATCCGTCGGCGGCTAGAGCCGCTCGTAGGGCGGGCCGATGATGACGAGCAACGCGCCGCCGATGCTGTAAGGTTTGTCGTGAATGCTGCCGGCGCCGGCGATGTGATAATCGCCCGGCCCCAGGCGGCTGCCGGCGACATGAAAATCGCCTTCGAGGATGATGCACTCTTCGACGCCGGGATGGCGGTGCAGTGTGCCGGTGCTGCCCGGCAACATCTTGACCAGCGAAGTAAACGTGCCGGTTTCGGGATTATTAAACAGCCGCTTCACTAGAACGCCGGGCGATGATTCAAACCACTGGCCCTCGTCTTTATACACGGTCGTCAACTGAACGGGCGCACCGGGCGCGACCGGCGCGAGTTGCGGCGCTTCGCTGACGAAATTCATCAACCGCTCAAAGACTGGCGCCGGCGGCGCGACCTCTGCCGCATCGTAAGCGAGACCGTGAGCCACTTGCTCCGAGGCGCGCAATTCGGTTTCGCAATCATTGCAGCCATCGGCGAGATGATCCTCAAAGGCGCGCGCTTCGTTCTGCGTCAGGGTGCCGAGCGCGTAGAGCAGCGCATGCTCTTTCATCTGGGCGGCGGCGCAAGTGCTCATAGCGGTTTCTCCATGATCGGCCTCAGAGCCTCGCGCAGTTTCATCATGGCCAGGCGTGTGCGCGTCTTGACGGTGCCGAGCGGTAGCTGGAGATGCGCGGCGATCTCTGTCTGCGTCATTCCTGAGTAATACGCCAGCTCGATGATCTCGCGTTGTTCTGCTGACAGCAGGTCGAGCGCGCCGCGAACGATCTCGCGCATCTCGGCGAGCGCGGCACTGGTTTCGGGGCTGATGGCGCTGGTTTCGCGGCTGGCGGTCGTGTCGCTCAGCTCGTCTTCCTGTTGCAGCGGCTTATCCGAACGCAGACGGTCAATGGCGCGGCTGCGGGCGATGGTGGTGATCCAACCCAGCGGCCCGCCGCGCGCCGGGTCATAACGCGCGGCCTGTCGCCAGACCTGCGTGTAGACATCAAACAGCACCTCTTCGGCAACGCTGCGGTCGCCGAGGATGCGCAGGACGAGACCGAAGACCAGCTTACTGGTGCCGTCGTAGAGCGCCGAGAGCGCCTGCTGATCGCCGCCGGCAATCTGGCGGATGAGCGCCGCAAAGTCCGGCCCCGACGAAGGCACTTCGGCGGCGTTGTGGCGAGTTCCGGTCAAACCGTTTCCACCTTTGCGAAGAGAATAACGCAGGGGATATGTCTACGATTCGTGCGCCATCATACAATCAAAGCGGCGGGTTTCCAAGAAGAAAGCGCTGATTTATTGCAGGTAGGCGTTGCAGTCGTAGCACCAGGTGAACGAGCCCTGGCGGGCGGGAAGCTCGCGGATGAGCGGGTGGTGCGCGGCGAGCGCATGGGCGCGGGCATGGCCTTGCGACGACTCGCAGCAGCCCACATGGCCGCACGTCATGCAGACGCGCGTTGGCGCCGTAGCGCCGCATTCGGCGCAGTTCGTGTTGGCGACGTTCAACGCTGCTTCACTGGTCGCCGCAAGGTGCGGGCATTCTGTCGTTTTCTTTACCGCCATCGTTGTTCTCCTGTTCAAGCCATTCGCCGCCGCTTCATCGCCGTCAGCGTGTTCTTCATCAGCATGGCGATGGTCAGCGGGCCGACGCCGCCGGGCACAGGCGTCAGCCAGCCGGCGACTTCGGAAACCTCGCGCGGGTTGACGTCGCCGATCAAGGTCGAGCCGTTCTTGTCAAAGGCCGCGCGCCGTCTGGCGTCGTCGCCATAAAACCGCTCCAGGTCTTCGCGCCTCGTCACGCGATTCATGCCGACATCAACGACGACCGCGCCCGGTTTGACGTAGCCGGCATCCACCATTCCCATGCGGCCTATGGCGGCAATCAAGATGTCCGCTTCGCGCGCCACTGCCGGCAGGTTTTCAGTGCGCGAATGGCAGACCGTCACCGTCGCGTGGCGGTGCAGCAGCAGCAGTGACATCGGCAGGCCGACGATGCGGCTGCGGCCCATGACGACGGCGCGCTTGCCCTTCATCTCGACCTCGTAATGATCGAGCATCTCCATGATGCCCGCGGGCGTGCATGGTCTCAGCCCCGGCTCGTTCAACATCAGCCGCCCGAGGCTCACCGGGTGAATCCCGTCCGCGTCTTTCGCCGCGTCAACCGAGTCGAGCACGGCGGTCGAATCCACCTGGCGAGGCAGCGGCAGTTGAATGAGGATTCCGTCAATCTCTTCGCGCCGGTTCAAGTCGTTAATCAGCGCCAGCATCTCGGCGGTCGTCGTCGTTTCAGGCATCTCGATCTTTTCGGAGTAGAGGCCGAGTTGTTCACAGGTTTTGACTTTGCTGGAGACATAAATCTGCGACGCGGTGTCGTTGCCAACCAGCACGGCGGCCAGGCCGGGGCGCAGGCCGCGCGCCGCCAGCTCCGTGACTTCTGCCGCGACCGCTTCTTTAATCGCCGTGGCAACGCGCGCGCCGTCGAGAATCTTCGCTGTCATTCTTCCATCCTCAAGGTCGAGTATACAGGGGTCAGGGGGCAGGGGCTAGGGCCGGCAGTTACACCGAGATGATTGCCACCGCGGCGTTTCTCCTAACCCTAGTCCCAGGGCCTATTCATTCTCGAATAACCATCGGATATAAACCGCCAAGACGCCAAGATCGCCAAGAAAAGCTCGGCGTTCTCTTGGCGTCCTTGGCGTCTTGGCGGTTCAAGTCCGGAGAATAAATAGACCCTAGACCCTAGCCCCCAATCCTCAGATCGTGTAACATCGGGAAGGCGTTATGTTCGTTCGCATTCGATCAATCCGTGCTAGCAACTTTCCAACGGGTGAGGTTATGAACAGGAAAGCGGTATTCGTAATTTTCTTCGCCATCCTTTTGGTGCTGGCGTCTGCCGGCGTCGCGCCGCGGCGGACGAGCGCGCAGTCGCCGATGTTCTTCGGCGCGACGCGCTTCCCGTCCCTACAGATTGACGGCAACGATCATCTCTACCTGGCCATGTCTGTAGCGACGGCGCCGGCCAGCGAGCATCGCCCGCACAGCCAGATATTCTTCACGCAATCGAAAGACGGCGGCACCACTTGGGACAACCTGCCGCAGACGCGCAACCTGTCCAACTCGCGCGGCGAAGCCTTCGGCCCGTCGCTGGTGGTCTCTAAAGATGGGCCGCTGCGCGTCTACATCGCCTATCACGACGAATCGACCGGCACCTATGAAGCCTACTTGCTGCGCACCAAGAAGAAGACCAAGTTTCGCAAGCCGCAGATTCTAACAGAGGGCGATGGCGGCGGTTTCTCGCCGCGTCTGGCGATGGACGCAAGCGGCAACCTGAACCTCGTCTATGGCGACACGACCGGCGGCGTCAGGCATGTCCGCTTCATGCGCTCGACCGATCAGGGCGAGACTTTTTCCGCGCCGCTGACGCTCTCCGGCGATTCGAATGGCGCCTTCGAGCCTGAAGTCGCGATGACACAGGGCGACGCCATCAACGTCGCCTGGGAAGACGCGGGCGCCGGCGCGAGCGTCATTCTGTTTTCGCGCTCGACCGACAATGGCGTGACCTTTTCGGCTCCCAAAAAAGTTTCCCGCGGCGACGGCAATGCCACCGAAGCGCACATCACGGCGGACGGCACAGGCCGGTTGAGCGTCGTCTGGGTGCAGGCGGTCGGCGACGCCAAGCACGCCTTCTATTCGCGCTCGACGGATAACGGCCAGACGTTTTCCGAGCCGTTACAGTTGACCACGGGGCCCGGCGCTTCGATCAGCAAGCCGCTGGCGCTGGCCTATAACAACGTCGTCTATGTCTCTTATCAAAACGAAGCGCCGAACCATATGCAGGTTTACCTGGCGAAGTCTGAAGACGCCGGCGTGACGTTCGCGGACGCGGTTCAGGTCTCGAACGCCGACAACCGCTGCGGGCGCGCTCACAGCGCCTCGATGGCGGTTGACAGCGAGGGCACGCTGCACATCGTCTGGATTGATGCCTCGCACGTTCAGGGCTGTAACGATGAAGGCTTGTTGTTCTACAGCCGCTCGTCGAACGGTCGCCGGTTCTCTAGCGAGCAACTGATCCTCGCAGCGATTTGAGCAGTAGGCAGTCAAGACATCCCTACAAATGCAGAAGGCAGCGAGTCGATTATCCTTAATCACGACTCGCTGCCTTCACTGTTTTCTAACTGCCTACTGCTTACTGCCTACTTCTTCGGGCTGTAGCCCTGCGGGTGATGCAGATGCACGTCCGCTTCGGCGCTGACATCAACGCGGCGGAAGCTGTTGCCGGGCGTGTCGCTGCGGTAAGTGATGACCCATTGCAAACCGAGAAGGTCGTTCAGCTCTTTGAAGTATGGGTCGAAAGAAACGAAGATGAAGCCTGAGTAGAAGGCTTCGCCGCCGGTTTCGTCAGCCAGGCGGTTGAGTGAGCTCTGCCCGTAATTGGCTTCAAGGCGGCTGAAGCTGGTCAGGCCGACCGACGGCGCGTAGAACGAGAAGACCGCAACGCCGCGCCGCTGCGCCTCGCGAATGGCGCGCTCCAGGTCAGGCGACCGTAAGGCGCTGGCCGCTTCCACCCCACGCGACGAATCCAGCCCGTCCGTGACCATCAGCACCAGCCGCCGCCCGGCAGGTTGGCTGTCGAATCGGCGCAAGCCTTCGAGCAGCTCGACGTAAGGGTTGAACGGCGCGGCGTCGCTGCTGCTGCGCAGGATGCGCAACGAATCGGCGGCGCGGGCGCGGTCGGTGGTAAAGTCCTGGGTCACGCGCATCGCGCCGGCGGTGATATAGCCAACCATCACCCGCGAGCCTTCGGGCAGTTGTCGAATGAACCGCCGCAGTCCGTCCAGCTCATTATTGACGCTGCCGACGAGGTCGTCTTGAATAAGCACGGCGATGATGGGCGGCGCTTCGGCTGCGGATTTGACCGAGACGATCTTCTGCGCGGCCCTCTCTTCGCGCACCAGGAAATCCTCGGCGCGCAGCTTTGCGGCTTCCCTGCGCATCTTGTCATTGTGGGGGTGCGCGGTGACGACGATGGTGTGCTCGGTGCCATCAGCCGCCCTGACCGCGAGAATGGGCGTGAGGATGAAAACGACCGCCGTGAGCGCGGCGGCGAATTGGTTTTTGCTGCACATACTTCTACCTCGCTTCCGCGGCTTCCGCGCCGCTTCGTTGGTTCAAACAATCCTCTACCTTTATTCTAACAGAACCGCGCAACGACTGACGCGAGGCATGTGGCCAATGACGATGTGAGTTTATCTACAGCAGAAGAAAGAAGAAAAACGCGCCCGGCAGGGCTCGAACCTGCGACCTCCAGATCCGAAGTCTGGCGCTCTATCCAATTGAGCTACGGGCGCATTGACTTGATGAGAGATTAACGCCAAGCCTTCGGCAGTGTCAAACCACGCAGCAAGGCGCGACGTGGCCAGTATGACAGCGGTTGCTCAAGATCACCCGTTAGAACGGCGCGATAGAGCTGGCCTGATTGTGTGGGCGGTATAGCTCGTTAAAGTCGCGGACGCTGCGCTCGAAGATCGCCTGGAACGATCCGGCGTCTTCCGGGTGTATCGTCAGATTCACGCCATTAGCGAATGCCAGATAGGTGTCGAGCGTGCGCAGTTGCGGCGACATCAGCACGACATAAGTGCGGCGACGCACCTGCGGCGTCAGCGTGCTGACGTACTGCATCATCGCGCCGCCGCCCTGGTGCTCGTTATCAAAGAGCGGACTGAGAACGATGACTTCGGCGCGCGACTCGTGGAAGATTTCGATGGCTTCGGGCGCGAAATCCGCGGAGAAGACTTCGTAATGCGAGGAGTCGAGCGACAGGCGCAGCTTCTCTCTGATCGCCGGGTCCTCGACACAGAACAGGACGCGGCGGCGCTGCCACTTGGTATCCGCCTGTGGCTGCTGCGCCTGCTTGATGCCGCTCGTCAACAGCTCGACGAGCTGGCGCAGCGGGTCGGGCTCGGTCGCCATGACCTGCGGCTCAAGCAGCCCGGTCGTGCCCGGCAGGCGCGGCTCTTCTTTTGGCGGCGGCACAATCGTCACCGACTGGCGGCAGCGCGGGCACAACACATTGAACGATTCGGTCGGCAGCCGCTCGTCATCAAACGTCAAACTCATCGCGCATTGCGGACAGTTGGCTATCATCGTCGCTTTACCTTTCCACCAGGTTGGCCATGCGCTGGCGGGCGAAAGATTCCGCCGAGCGCGGCACGTAGTTGCGCTCCTCGCGCCGGCTGAGCATGTCGTCGCTGGTGCCAAGTCCCGACAATCGCAGCAGCAGGTTCGAGGGATTGGTCGCAAACGCCAGGCCGTCCTCTTGAGTCACCGTGCCATTGCGGATCATGCGCTCGATCACCTGATCGAAGTGCTGCATGCCTTCAAGCTCGCCATCGTTCATGGCCTCAAGCAGAGTCTTGCCTTCGGTCTCGCCCTGCTCGATGTACTCGCGGGTGCGCGGCGTCCCTTTCAACATCTCGACTGCCGCAATCCGCCCGCTGCCATCGGCGCGCGGCAGCAGGCGCTGCGAGACGATGTAGCGGAACGAATTCGCCAACCGCGTGCGGATGACATGCTCTTCGCTCTTCGGGTAGATGCCGATGATGCGGTTGACGGTCTTCGAGGCATCGGTCGTGTGTAAGGTGGATAACACCAGGTGGCCGGTCTCGGACGCTTCGAGGGCGATCTCGGTGGTCTCCATGTCGCGCATCTCGCCGACCAGGATGACCTTTGGCGCTTGCCTGAGCGCGGCGCGCAATCCGAGCGCAAACGACGGCGTGTCGGTGCCCAGCTCGCGCTGGTTGATCGTTGATTTCTTGTGTGAATGCAAAAACTCAATCGGGTCTTCGATAGTGACGATATGATAGCTGTATTCCTGGTTGATCTTATCGATGATCGCGGCGAGCGTCGAAGATTTGCCCGACCCTGTTGGCCCGGTCAGCAGCACGATGCCGTTCTTCAAGTGTGAAATATCGCTGAGCGCGGTTGGCAGGCCGAGGCTTTCAACTGTCGGCACACTCGTCGGAATAACCCGCATGACGATGCAGACCGAGCCGCGCTGCTTAAAGATATTGACGCGGAACCGCACCTTGCCCGGTATGGCGTAACTGATATCGGTCGAGCCGGTCTGGATCAATCGGCGCGCGGCGTCGGTGTTGCCTTCGAGCAACGCCATGGCAATGATCTCTGTGTGATAAGCCGCCAGGCTGCGCAGCCCTTTGATCTCGACGGGCGTAAGCTTGCCGTTAATTTCGACCTGCGGCGGGCGGCCTACGGAGAAGTTCAAGTCGGAGATGTTTTCCGCCGCCGCGAGCATTTTTTCGAGGATCGGCGTGAGGTCGAAGAAACTCATTCTTGACTCCAGGGATGCGCTCTACGAGCGAAAGTATGCGAAGGTCGCGTGGGGTCTGGAACCGGCAAAGGGGCAGGCATTGGGACAGCGAGGGCAGCCGCCGCAGCAGCATCGACAAGATACGTCAGGCGGATTTAAAGGGCAATACTTATTTCAGAAGGCAAAAGGCAAAAGTAAAAAGGCAAAAGGCAAAAGTGCGGAGCCGGATCAATAGATAAGAAGAGGCACCGACGAAAGCACCCGATCCTATCTATTCATTCCCCTGCCGACCTTTTGCCTTTTTACTTTTGCCTTTCTAACGGGCGCGGCTGCGCTCTGTGCGAATGACCATCTCGGTTCCGGGGTCGAGGATCAGTTGTTTGTTGCCTTCGATGTAGACGGTGCCGACGCCTGCGGCGCCGCCGATGATTGCGCCCAAGACCGCGCCTTTGACGCCGCCGGCGATGCCGCCAATGATCGCGCCTGCCGCGCCACCAATCGCGCCGCGCGTCTGCGACTCTTTGGTGCGGCTGCCGGTCTTGACGTTACCTTCCTCGTCCACTTCTTTGACGGTCTCGGATTCGATGATCTTTTCCAGGCTCGCCGTCAAATCGGCACCGCGGTCACGCAGCCGAATCGAATCAAAGGCCAGCGCCAGCTCTGTGCGCCCGCTCACTTTGCCCGACGGATTGAGCTTATCAATGTGGCCTTCGACAATCGCGCCTTCGTACGCGCCCGGCGTCGTGACTTCGGCGGTGAAGCGGTCGCCCGGCCGATTCTGCTTCGAGTCAATCCGCGAAGTCAGCCGCAGGTTGAGCTGCGTGCCCGCTGGAATGTCGAGCGGCACGCTAGGGCGGGCGTCACGGCGCGAGTCGTCACGGCGCGGCTCGTCACGGCGCGGCTCGTCACGGCGCGGGTCATCACGGCGCGGCTCGTTGCGCGCCTGGTCATCGCGCCGGTTCTCATCGCGCTGTCCCTCGCGGCGCGCCCGCTGCGCTGCCGCGAGCGCCGCCGCCTTGGCCAGCACCGCACCGTTCGTCGGCGACACAGGGTTGCGCGAGCGCCCATAGTAGCCGTCCATATAGCCGAATTCGACGCCGAGCGTGTAAGCCTGCCGGTACTCTTCAGAGTCGGCGAGTTTCGGATCGTAATTCTGCTCACGATTCTGAAATACCTGGTTGTTGCGCAGGTCGCGCGGCGTGCCGCGACCGTAATCGTCCTGGCCCGCCTTGAAGCCGGCATCGTAGCCGCGCGCATAGCCTTGATCGTAAGGCGTGGCGGGCGCGGGCGGCGGCGGCAACGGCTTGGCCGCCGGCGCAGGGCGCGCCGTTGGCCGCCGCGTCTGCCCGAGCGCCGGCAGCGCGGCGACGGTCAGCAGCACAGCGGTCAAAACAATCGATAAAACGGTTCGCACATCTCTTGACATCGCAGTCTCCTCCTTTGATAAGAAACCAGTTAACCGGGAGAATTCGACGAGCTTCTGTAATGAATGATTTGACTGAACGAAATTGGCTGACAGAGGCAATGTAACAGTCTGCCGCCGCGCAAAGCAAATCTCTCAACGCGGGCGGACGCTTGCGCGGCGCGCATTGATTCTCGCCGCCGCCGTCCGTATAGTACGCTGTCGCCATGAAGATTCACCCGACAGCGATCATCCACGACGGCGCGCAACTCGGCGCTGATGTCACAGTCGGTCCCTACGCCATTATCGAAAGCGACACGACGATTGGCGCCGGCACAGAGATTCGCGCTCACGCCTGCGTAAAGCGCTTCACGACGCTTGGCCGCGACAATGTGATTTATGAGGGCGCCATCATCGGCGGCGAGCCGCAAGACCTCTCCTTCACGGGCTGCGAAAGCCATGTGCGCGTCGGCGACCGCTGTGCGATACGCGAAGGCGTGACGATTCATCGCGGCACGCAGCCGGGGTCGGCGACGGTGATCGGCTCGGATTGCTACCTGATGGCTTACGCGCACGTTGCGCACAATTGCCGCCTGGGCGAGCGCGTCATCCTCGCCAACAATGTCGCGCTCGCCGGTCACCTGGAGATCAGCGACCGGGTCTTCATTTCAGGCGGTGTCGTCGTGCATCAATTCTGCCGGCTGGGGCGGCTGGCGATGATTGGCGGCAACGCGAAGATCGTTCAGGACTGCCTGCCGTTTGTGACCACGGATGGCGTGCCGGGGCGGGCCTGCGGGTTGAACGTCGTTGGATTGCGCCGCGCCGGCTTCACGGCAAGCGAGCTGCGGGCGCTCAAGGAAGCGTATCGCTTGCTGCTGCGCGCCGGCTTGCCGCTCGACGCAGCCTTGCAGCAGTTGGGTCAGATGAACGACGCCAACGTCAATGAGCTGATTCAGTTCGTGCGCGGCTCAAAGCGCGGGTTTTGTCATGAATGATACAGACGCTGGCCTATAGCGGATTGCCTTGCCTTGTGGCGCAATCTGTTAGATTGCGCGAGTCCGTGCGTAATCTAACAGATTGCGCCACACCTGATTGAATACCGCTCTAATGCTTAAGCTCGGACTCGACCACGGCGACCTGTAGCGGCGCGATGGCCATCTCGCGCGGCGCTTGCTGCATCTCCGGCAGCGCCGCCTCGCCGCTCGACGACAGGGCGGCGCCGAGCAGCGCCGCCGCTTCTTCGAGCAAACGTTGCTGATCCGTCGTGTAGACCGTCAGCCGAGACGAATAGAGCGTCACCACGCCGAAGCGCTGCTTGTCGCGCAGCACAGGGAAGGCCGCCAGCGTGCGATACTCGCTGAACCTCTCCGCCAGCGATGACGGCAAATCGAGTTTCGGGTCGGTGTTGGCAAAGGCTTTGCGATTCGCCAGCACCCAGCCGGTAAC
Above is a window of Blastocatellia bacterium DNA encoding:
- a CDS encoding PilT/PilU family type 4a pilus ATPase, with protein sequence MSFFDLTPILEKMLAAAENISDLNFSVGRPPQVEINGKLTPVEIKGLRSLAAYHTEIIAMALLEGNTDAARRLIQTGSTDISYAIPGKVRFRVNIFKQRGSVCIVMRVIPTSVPTVESLGLPTALSDISHLKNGIVLLTGPTGSGKSSTLAAIIDKINQEYSYHIVTIEDPIEFLHSHKKSTINQRELGTDTPSFALGLRAALRQAPKVILVGEMRDMETTEIALEASETGHLVLSTLHTTDASKTVNRIIGIYPKSEEHVIRTRLANSFRYIVSQRLLPRADGSGRIAAVEMLKGTPRTREYIEQGETEGKTLLEAMNDGELEGMQHFDQVIERMIRNGTVTQEDGLAFATNPSNLLLRLSGLGTSDDMLSRREERNYVPRSAESFARQRMANLVER
- a CDS encoding FumA C-terminus/TtdB family hydratase beta subunit — encoded protein: MQSFRESIIRLITETSTNLPPDVRRAMTVALETENPATSAGTALSVIANNIDMACSDEAPICQDTGMPTFEIKTPVGANQLVMKREIREAISEATRRGKLRPNSVDSITGANSGDNLGPGTPVLHFDQWESEDEIEVRLLLKGGGCENKNIQYALPTELPHLGRAGRDLDGVRKCILHAIWQAQGQGCSAGAIGVSVGGDRTSGYQHAKEQLFRTLDDVNRDERLAALEDYVMQAANTLNIGTMGFGGGVTLIGCKIGALNRLPASFFVSVAYDCWAFRRHGVVLDARTGEIKRWLYKDEQPAKAMATGEGFRLTGSERRLRAPLDEAQVRELKVGDVVLISGEMYTGRDAVHSHLMKHAPPVDLRGSVLYHCGPVVMKDNGHYQITAAGPTTSIREEPYQGDIIKRYGVRAVIGKGGMGRRTLEAMQEAGAVYLNAIGGAAQVYARCIEEVLDVNLLEFGIPEAMWHLRVTDFPAIVTMDAHGNSLHQDVEQASATMLGKLAAPVF
- a CDS encoding sialidase family protein; its protein translation is MNRKAVFVIFFAILLVLASAGVAPRRTSAQSPMFFGATRFPSLQIDGNDHLYLAMSVATAPASEHRPHSQIFFTQSKDGGTTWDNLPQTRNLSNSRGEAFGPSLVVSKDGPLRVYIAYHDESTGTYEAYLLRTKKKTKFRKPQILTEGDGGGFSPRLAMDASGNLNLVYGDTTGGVRHVRFMRSTDQGETFSAPLTLSGDSNGAFEPEVAMTQGDAINVAWEDAGAGASVILFSRSTDNGVTFSAPKKVSRGDGNATEAHITADGTGRLSVVWVQAVGDAKHAFYSRSTDNGQTFSEPLQLTTGPGASISKPLALAYNNVVYVSYQNEAPNHMQVYLAKSEDAGVTFADAVQVSNADNRCGRAHSASMAVDSEGTLHIVWIDASHVQGCNDEGLLFYSRSSNGRRFSSEQLILAAI
- a CDS encoding UBP-type zinc finger domain-containing protein encodes the protein MAVKKTTECPHLAATSEAALNVANTNCAECGATAPTRVCMTCGHVGCCESSQGHARAHALAAHHPLIRELPARQGSFTWCYDCNAYLQ
- a CDS encoding DUF5522 domain-containing protein, whose amino-acid sequence is MSHRSTSDEGQPARLVEGEDYYVEAGLMVFTALYHLKRGYCCNSGCRHCPYKDSTAGCIEE
- the lpxA gene encoding acyl-ACP--UDP-N-acetylglucosamine O-acyltransferase, which codes for MKIHPTAIIHDGAQLGADVTVGPYAIIESDTTIGAGTEIRAHACVKRFTTLGRDNVIYEGAIIGGEPQDLSFTGCESHVRVGDRCAIREGVTIHRGTQPGSATVIGSDCYLMAYAHVAHNCRLGERVILANNVALAGHLEISDRVFISGGVVVHQFCRLGRLAMIGGNAKIVQDCLPFVTTDGVPGRACGLNVVGLRRAGFTASELRALKEAYRLLLRAGLPLDAALQQLGQMNDANVNELIQFVRGSKRGFCHE
- a CDS encoding cupin domain-containing protein is translated as MSTCAAAQMKEHALLYALGTLTQNEARAFEDHLADGCNDCETELRASEQVAHGLAYDAAEVAPPAPVFERLMNFVSEAPQLAPVAPGAPVQLTTVYKDEGQWFESSPGVLVKRLFNNPETGTFTSLVKMLPGSTGTLHRHPGVEECIILEGDFHVAGSRLGPGDYHIAGAGSIHDKPYSIGGALLVIIGPPYERL
- a CDS encoding sigma-70 family RNA polymerase sigma factor, with the translated sequence MTGTRHNAAEVPSSGPDFAALIRQIAGGDQQALSALYDGTSKLVFGLVLRILGDRSVAEEVLFDVYTQVWRQAARYDPARGGPLGWITTIARSRAIDRLRSDKPLQQEDELSDTTASRETSAISPETSAALAEMREIVRGALDLLSAEQREIIELAYYSGMTQTEIAAHLQLPLGTVKTRTRLAMMKLREALRPIMEKPL
- the folD gene encoding bifunctional methylenetetrahydrofolate dehydrogenase/methenyltetrahydrofolate cyclohydrolase FolD, whose translation is MTAKILDGARVATAIKEAVAAEVTELAARGLRPGLAAVLVGNDTASQIYVSSKVKTCEQLGLYSEKIEMPETTTTAEMLALINDLNRREEIDGILIQLPLPRQVDSTAVLDSVDAAKDADGIHPVSLGRLMLNEPGLRPCTPAGIMEMLDHYEVEMKGKRAVVMGRSRIVGLPMSLLLLHRHATVTVCHSRTENLPAVAREADILIAAIGRMGMVDAGYVKPGAVVVDVGMNRVTRREDLERFYGDDARRRAAFDKNGSTLIGDVNPREVSEVAGWLTPVPGGVGPLTIAMLMKNTLTAMKRRRMA